From Helicoverpa zea isolate HzStark_Cry1AcR chromosome 23, ilHelZeax1.1, whole genome shotgun sequence, one genomic window encodes:
- the LOC124642120 gene encoding 5-hydroxytryptamine receptor 1-like → MATQTHKSYCSLPSFVALPSCLLVLASILLQPALASVELDSILSPDFNVSNPNSTVNWTFLDDNSTFLKHGHIKHSKYSIPTTIFLVTIFMIVIVGTIIGNVLVCVAVRLVRKLRRPSNYLIVSLAVSDLCVACIVMPVATVYDIMGTWPFGPVICDFWVSSDVLSCTASILNLCMISVDRYYAITKPLEYGVKRTPRRMLFCVFIVWISAAFISLPPVLILGNEKTDTSCSVSQNQAYQIYATFGSFYIPLTVMIVVYYKIFRAARKIVKDEKRAQSHLETHCYLEINVKNGGAAEAKLLGNQPAQPPPRGSTASTNTTCSVEKTESTIGRCFSGQRKSNESQCPMLQQPKTPTKPIHTINRSPSQLMPGKIAVKERQRQSSESSQKNTTNRIRSSLSNFAHKSHIAKDLLHPQNAVHQKKLRFQLAKERKASTTLGIIMSAFVICWLPFFVLALLRPFVKEDAIPDAVSALFLWLGYLNSLLNPIIYATLNRDFRKPFQEILFFRCGNLNHMMREEFYHSQYGDPDQHYCVNNTTKMHNYEEGVEIVSAVDREETRASESFL, encoded by the exons ATGGCGACTCAAACTCATAAGTCCTATTGTTCACTGCCTAGCTTTGTTGCTTTACCTTCGTGTCTTCTCGTACTGGCGTCCATTCTTTTGCAACCGGCACTAGCCTCGGTTGAACTAGATTCAATTCTTAGCCCAGATTTCAACGTAAGCAACCCAAATTCCACAGTCAACTGGACGTTTCTAGACGACAATTCCACATTCTTGAAGCACGGTCACATTAAGCATTCAAAATATTCCATACCTACCACTATTTTCCTGGTCACCATATTTATGATAGTTATAGTAGGCACTATTATAGGAAACGTACTCGTTTGCGTCGCCGTGCGTTTAGTTAGGAAATTGAGAAGGCCTAGTAATTATCTGATAGTGTCGCTGGCAGTGAGCGACTTGTGTGTGGCGTGTATAGTGATGCCAGTAGCCACTGTGTACGATATTATGGGAACGTGGCCTTTCGGACCCGTCATATGCGATTTCTGGGTATCGAGTGACGTCTTATCCTGCACTGCTAGCATTCTGAATTTATGTATGATCTCTGTGGATCGATACTACGCAATAACGAAGCCTCTAGAGTATGGTGTGAAAAGAACTCCTCGGAGGATGCTTTTCTGTGTTTTCATTGTTTGGATAAGCGCAGCATTCATATCCCTCCCTCCGGTCCTAATCCTAGGTAATGAGAAGACTGATACCTCCTGTTCTGTGTCGCAGAATCAGGCCTACCAAATCTATGCGACATTTGGTTCGTTCTACATACCGTTGACTGTAATGATCGTGGTCTACTATAAGATATTTAGAGCTGCTAGGAAGATTGTAAAAGACGAGAAACGTGCTCAATCGCATTTGGAGACGCACTGTTACTTGGAGATCAACGTGAAGAATGGCGGAGCAGCCGAAGCCAAGTTGCTGGGCAACCAGCCGGCGCAGCCACCCCCCAGGGGCTCCACGGCGAGCACGAACACAACG TGTAGCGTAGAAAAAACTGAGAGCACAATTGGGAGGTGCTTCAGCGGCCAAAGAAAATCGAACGAGTCACAGTGCCCAATGTTGCAACAACCAAAGACTCCAACCAAGCCTATTCATACCATAAACCGGTCACCATCACAGTTGATGCCCGGGAAAATTGCCGTGAAGGAGAGACAACGACAATCTTCAGAGAGTAGTCAAAAGAACACGACCAATAGGATTCGGTCGTCCCTCTCAAATTTTGCTCATAAAAGCCATATCGCCAAAGACTTGCTACATCCGCAGAACGCGGTTCATCAGAAGAAGCTGCGGTTCCAACTAGCCAAAGAGCGCAAAGCGTCCACAACCCTCGGTATTATCATGTCAGCATTCGTGATCTGCTGGCTACCATTCTTCGTGTTAGCCCTCCTTCGGCCATTCGTGAAGGAAGACGCAATCCCTGATGCAGTGAGCGCGCTCTTCCTCTGGTTGGGCTACCTAAACAGTTTGCTCAACCCGATCATTTACGCGACACTGAACCGCGACTTCAGAAAGCCGTTCCAAGAGATCCTATTCTTCAGATGTGGCAATCTAAACCATATGATGCGGGAGGAGTTCTACCACAGCCAGTACGGTGATCCTGATCAGCACTACTGTGTGAACAATACTACTAAGATGCATAACTATGAGGAGGGTGTTGAGATAGTTTCTGCCGTCGATAGAGAGGAGACGCGAGCTTCGGAAAGTTTTCTATGA